A window of the Arthrobacter sp. Marseille-P9274 genome harbors these coding sequences:
- a CDS encoding GNAT family N-acetyltransferase gives MTAQEPRRRSLEGRVSVGPLAAADLDRADEIFRTAFGTFLGVPDLFGTADYVRTRFAADPHATFAATVDGELAGSNFATNWGSVGFFGPLTVRPDLWDQGVGKSLMEPVMGCFETWGNRHVGLFTFAHSPKHLELYRRYGFWPRFLTAVMSKQVEASDSVPTPLTYAGLSDAERPEYLSACRALTDDVYEGLDLQREIVAAQAQGIGDAVLMPGGSGLDGLAVCHCGPGSEAGTDVCFIKFGAVRPGREAGDRFERLLDACDQLAAERGLGRLDAGMSLGRPDAYQRLVNRGFRTGLQGVTMHRPNEPGYSHPDAYVIDDWR, from the coding sequence ATGACCGCGCAGGAACCCCGAAGAAGGAGTCTCGAGGGCCGGGTCTCGGTCGGCCCGCTGGCTGCGGCGGACCTCGACCGCGCCGACGAGATCTTCAGGACGGCGTTCGGGACGTTCCTCGGGGTCCCGGATCTGTTCGGGACGGCCGACTATGTCCGTACTCGCTTCGCCGCCGATCCGCACGCAACCTTCGCCGCGACGGTCGACGGCGAGCTCGCCGGATCCAACTTCGCCACCAATTGGGGCAGCGTCGGCTTCTTCGGGCCGTTGACCGTGCGTCCGGACCTGTGGGACCAGGGCGTCGGCAAGAGCCTGATGGAGCCCGTCATGGGCTGCTTCGAGACCTGGGGAAACAGGCACGTCGGCCTGTTCACCTTCGCGCACAGTCCAAAACACCTCGAGCTCTATCGCCGGTACGGCTTCTGGCCCCGGTTCCTGACCGCGGTCATGAGCAAGCAGGTGGAGGCCAGTGACTCGGTCCCGACGCCGTTGACGTATGCCGGGTTGTCCGACGCGGAGCGGCCCGAGTACCTCAGTGCGTGTCGCGCCCTGACGGACGACGTATACGAGGGCCTGGACCTGCAACGCGAGATTGTGGCCGCGCAGGCGCAGGGAATCGGTGACGCCGTCCTGATGCCGGGGGGCTCTGGGCTGGACGGGCTGGCTGTCTGTCACTGCGGGCCCGGATCGGAAGCGGGCACGGACGTATGCTTTATCAAGTTCGGCGCCGTGCGGCCCGGCCGGGAGGCGGGAGACAGATTCGAGCGCCTTCTCGACGCCTGCGATCAACTGGCCGCCGAACGCGGACTGGGCCGGCTCGACGCCGGGATGAGCCTGGGTCGCCCCGACGCCTATCAGCGCCTGGTCAACCGTGGTTTCCGGACCGGGTTGCAGGGCGTGACCATGCACCGGCCCAACGAGCCCGGCTACAGCCACCCCGACGCGTACGTGATCGACGACTGGCGCTGA
- a CDS encoding metallophosphoesterase → MLSPKSRRRALGSALALAVVLPLAIGATSVATAAPDAGVHKADPVNTRPTDGVLYRQSFNDLAKNLQARSNDPEITDGTVGFTHTAPKGWAVENDDSMAGVGVDEWRGWSFTTRDFWIDAEDQMRNRFARADNVMAVADSDEFADRNNAPHNFKTTLSSEEIKVAGESAIELSFDSHYRGWKGQSASVTVEFDGSGKQQEILRYDSSSVKDGYDGSVINANETVAVDVPEGAKKAVFRWNFEAEANSWYWAIDSVSVRQALPEAAEDPTSAWVVSDIQGQPQDLAHAFTDLNAVRPDAAGLLMVGDIVASGSEAQWDDINKVMDDSASILPDTVAAAIGNHESYTGEPWEVLRDRFLAFAERDRVWDEYVLEGAGGEVPVLVLGQEEQRPPEVAMSAEQIDWLKERLAHWTEEGKQVLVISHFPLGDTASASWIPWYHNSYEHNDQLTGILGDYPNAVMLNGHTHYPFELGDWAAQRRTDGGHPDGFWAVNTGAVQVEWDARGEDTAGINEIVTRDINRGLTVDVYKDRLVIEGRDFGVAGAGGTNDVNSVVRSVTIPNPLAK, encoded by the coding sequence ATGCTTTCTCCCAAGTCCCGCAGACGCGCGCTCGGCAGCGCGCTCGCCCTCGCCGTCGTTCTGCCGCTGGCCATTGGCGCCACCTCCGTGGCGACCGCAGCGCCGGATGCCGGCGTCCACAAGGCCGACCCGGTCAACACCCGTCCCACCGACGGCGTCCTCTACCGCCAGAGCTTCAACGACCTGGCCAAGAACCTCCAGGCGCGGTCCAACGATCCCGAGATCACGGACGGAACCGTGGGCTTCACGCACACCGCGCCGAAGGGCTGGGCCGTGGAGAACGACGATTCGATGGCAGGCGTCGGTGTCGACGAGTGGCGCGGCTGGTCCTTCACCACGCGCGATTTCTGGATCGACGCCGAGGACCAGATGCGGAACCGCTTCGCCCGCGCCGACAACGTCATGGCCGTGGCCGATTCGGATGAGTTCGCCGACCGCAACAACGCTCCTCACAATTTCAAGACCACGCTGTCCTCGGAAGAGATCAAGGTTGCCGGCGAGTCCGCCATCGAGCTGAGCTTCGACTCGCACTACCGCGGCTGGAAGGGCCAGTCCGCGTCCGTGACCGTCGAGTTCGACGGCTCCGGCAAGCAGCAGGAGATCCTCCGCTACGACAGCTCGTCGGTGAAGGACGGCTACGACGGCTCGGTCATCAACGCGAACGAGACCGTGGCCGTTGATGTGCCGGAGGGCGCCAAGAAGGCTGTCTTCCGCTGGAACTTCGAAGCTGAAGCCAACAGCTGGTACTGGGCGATCGACTCGGTCTCCGTCCGGCAGGCCCTGCCCGAGGCCGCCGAGGACCCGACCAGCGCCTGGGTGGTCAGCGACATCCAAGGCCAGCCGCAGGACCTGGCCCACGCGTTCACCGACCTTAACGCCGTCCGGCCCGACGCCGCCGGCCTGCTGATGGTCGGCGACATCGTGGCCTCGGGCAGCGAAGCCCAGTGGGACGACATCAACAAGGTGATGGATGACAGCGCCTCGATCCTCCCCGACACCGTAGCGGCGGCAATTGGCAACCACGAGAGCTACACGGGCGAGCCGTGGGAGGTCCTGCGCGACCGCTTCCTGGCCTTCGCCGAGCGTGACCGGGTGTGGGACGAATACGTGCTCGAAGGCGCCGGCGGGGAGGTCCCGGTCCTGGTCCTCGGCCAGGAGGAGCAGCGTCCTCCGGAGGTCGCGATGTCCGCCGAGCAGATCGACTGGCTCAAGGAACGGCTGGCGCACTGGACCGAGGAGGGGAAGCAGGTCCTGGTCATCTCGCACTTCCCGCTGGGCGATACCGCGTCCGCATCGTGGATCCCCTGGTACCACAACAGCTACGAGCACAACGACCAGCTGACCGGCATCCTCGGCGACTATCCGAACGCCGTCATGCTCAACGGGCACACGCACTATCCCTTCGAGCTGGGCGACTGGGCCGCCCAGCGCCGGACCGACGGCGGCCACCCGGACGGCTTCTGGGCGGTCAACACCGGCGCCGTCCAGGTCGAATGGGACGCCCGCGGCGAGGACACGGCCGGCATCAACGAGATCGTCACCCGGGACATCAACCGGGGCCTCACCGTGGACGTGTACAAGGATCGCCTGGTGATCGAGGGGCGCGACTTCGGCGTCGCCGGCGCCGGGGGAACCAACGACGTCAACAGCGTCGTCCGCTCTGTCACCATCCCCAACCCGCTCGCCAAGTAA
- a CDS encoding helix-turn-helix transcriptional regulator, with the protein MTREPMSGPQAERVSALLKALADPVRLQLLARVASHEGGEACVCDLAEAFELSQPTISHHLKVLHRSGLLARSKRGVWVYYKVESEVLDSLGKLISSAGA; encoded by the coding sequence ATGACCCGGGAGCCGATGAGCGGACCCCAAGCCGAGCGCGTCTCGGCGCTGCTGAAGGCCCTGGCGGACCCGGTCCGGCTCCAACTGCTCGCCCGCGTGGCTTCCCACGAGGGCGGGGAAGCCTGCGTGTGCGACTTGGCCGAAGCCTTCGAACTATCCCAGCCGACGATCAGCCACCACCTGAAGGTGCTGCACCGGAGCGGGCTGCTGGCGCGGAGCAAGCGCGGCGTGTGGGTCTACTACAAGGTTGAGTCCGAGGTGCTTGACTCGCTCGGCAAACTCATCTCCAGCGCCGGCGCATGA
- a CDS encoding ArsI/CadI family heavy metal resistance metalloenzyme, protein MSRLQLALNVDNLEESVEFYSRLFDTAPAKRRPGYANFAVAQPPLKLVLIENPGKGGSLNHLGVEVQDTAAVDDELTRLAGHGFAAAEERESTCCYAKQDKFWVQNTPNHEQWEIYTVLADSPTFDAQGCCSTSKPGTSSAADACC, encoded by the coding sequence ATGTCCCGCCTGCAGCTCGCCCTCAACGTCGACAACCTCGAGGAATCCGTGGAGTTCTACTCGCGCCTGTTTGACACCGCGCCGGCCAAGCGCCGGCCAGGGTACGCCAACTTCGCCGTCGCCCAACCCCCGCTCAAGCTGGTGCTCATCGAGAACCCCGGCAAGGGCGGCTCCCTCAACCACCTCGGCGTCGAGGTCCAGGACACCGCAGCAGTCGATGACGAACTGACCCGGCTGGCAGGCCACGGCTTTGCTGCGGCCGAGGAGCGCGAGAGCACCTGCTGCTATGCCAAGCAGGACAAGTTCTGGGTGCAGAACACTCCCAACCATGAACAGTGGGAGATCTACACGGTCCTGGCCGACAGTCCTACATTTGACGCCCAGGGATGCTGCTCAACCTCGAAACCCGGCACATCATCGGCCGCCGATGCATGCTGCTGA
- a CDS encoding TspO/MBR family protein → MRASTIAKTAAAVAATAVSGSVATDPSSAWYRSLRKPPFQPPSAAFPIVWTALYADLALSAAAALDGLEGRGLEAERRRYLRALTANLVLNAGWSWLFWRARHPWSAAAECALLAASSADLVRRTARVSRASGAALAPYALWCIFATVLTTAIARRNPRA, encoded by the coding sequence ATGCGTGCATCCACCATCGCCAAAACCGCCGCCGCCGTCGCCGCCACGGCGGTATCCGGCTCGGTCGCCACGGATCCGTCCAGCGCCTGGTACCGCAGCCTGCGCAAGCCACCGTTCCAGCCGCCGTCGGCCGCGTTCCCGATTGTCTGGACCGCACTCTACGCCGACCTCGCCCTCTCCGCCGCCGCCGCCCTGGACGGGCTGGAGGGTCGCGGCCTGGAGGCAGAACGGCGGCGGTACCTCCGTGCGCTGACCGCCAACCTGGTGCTGAACGCGGGCTGGAGCTGGCTCTTCTGGCGGGCCCGCCATCCGTGGAGCGCGGCCGCCGAGTGCGCCCTGCTGGCCGCCAGCAGCGCCGACCTCGTGCGCCGGACGGCGCGCGTCTCCCGGGCCTCGGGCGCCGCGCTGGCACCCTACGCGCTGTGGTGCATCTTTGCCACCGTGCTCACCACCGCCATCGCCCGGCGGAACCCGCGGGCCTGA
- a CDS encoding EamA family transporter gives MLVVTGAPLVASPPSFAVAAYMALIPMFAGYFLFGFGLARVRPSTATTLTLAEPAVAAVLAVLVVGERLSVLGWAGLSVIGAALVVLAFAPANVEAEGRAALVPPAVRA, from the coding sequence GTGCTCGTGGTGACCGGCGCGCCCCTGGTGGCCTCGCCGCCGTCGTTCGCGGTGGCCGCCTACATGGCGCTCATCCCCATGTTTGCCGGGTACTTCCTCTTCGGCTTCGGGCTCGCGCGGGTGCGGCCGAGCACCGCGACCACTCTCACGCTGGCCGAACCCGCCGTCGCGGCGGTGCTGGCGGTCCTCGTCGTCGGGGAGCGGTTGTCGGTCCTCGGCTGGGCCGGGCTGTCCGTCATCGGCGCCGCGCTGGTGGTCCTGGCCTTCGCGCCGGCCAACGTCGAGGCGGAAGGCCGCGCGGCACTGGTGCCGCCGGCGGTCCGGGCCTAG
- a CDS encoding DMT family transporter, which produces MSGTMNRAATGTFAILVTSFLWGTTGTAATFAPDAGPLAIGAAALGIGGLLQAAIAVPALRRSVSRLRVNAGLIAVGALAVAIYPLAFYSSMYLGGVAIGTVVSLASAPLASGLLERLLERRALSRWWMLAALLGIAGSALLCASRAGRRRPRRRAPSPASRWAWSQASPMPSIRGSCTG; this is translated from the coding sequence GTGAGCGGCACGATGAACCGCGCCGCGACCGGCACCTTCGCCATCCTGGTCACGTCGTTCCTGTGGGGCACCACGGGGACGGCGGCAACGTTCGCGCCAGACGCCGGGCCGCTGGCCATCGGGGCGGCCGCGCTCGGTATCGGCGGGCTGCTGCAGGCCGCCATTGCAGTCCCCGCGCTTCGCCGATCCGTAAGCCGACTGCGGGTGAATGCGGGACTGATTGCGGTCGGCGCCCTGGCTGTGGCCATCTACCCGCTGGCCTTCTACAGCTCGATGTACCTGGGCGGCGTTGCCATCGGCACGGTCGTTTCGCTGGCCTCGGCGCCGCTTGCGTCCGGCCTGCTGGAGCGGCTGCTCGAGCGCAGGGCCCTCAGCCGCTGGTGGATGCTCGCCGCGCTCCTGGGCATCGCCGGCAGCGCGCTGCTCTGTGCGTCGCGCGCAGGGAGGCGTCGGCCTCGGCGCCGGGCACCATCGCCAGCATCGCGTTGGGCCTGGTCGCAGGCATCACCTATGCCGTCTATTCGTGGATCGTGCACCGGCTGA
- a CDS encoding TetR/AcrR family transcriptional regulator — MAPVKSGSGKAAALKGGSAPKSSARARILEAAAQRFYANGIAATGIDTITAAAGVAKMSLYNNFSSKAALVEAYVEARHEEWLGLYEARVADKATAQERILAVFDAYLDHAESGYEHGFRGCGLLNAAAELTADDPARAAVRRHKEQVEEILAGHLRGLTDGPRADQLAEHFCFLLEGAMARAGLEGGPRRLVDAKEFAAGMLGAL; from the coding sequence ATGGCGCCGGTGAAGAGCGGCTCGGGGAAGGCTGCGGCGTTGAAGGGCGGCTCCGCGCCGAAGAGCTCGGCGCGGGCCAGGATCCTCGAGGCGGCCGCGCAGCGGTTCTACGCCAACGGCATTGCCGCCACGGGAATCGACACGATCACGGCCGCCGCGGGCGTGGCGAAGATGAGCCTCTACAACAACTTTTCGTCAAAGGCCGCACTGGTGGAGGCCTACGTCGAGGCCCGGCACGAGGAATGGCTGGGGCTCTACGAGGCGCGGGTGGCCGACAAGGCCACGGCGCAGGAGCGGATCCTCGCCGTGTTCGACGCCTACCTCGACCATGCCGAGTCCGGCTACGAGCACGGTTTCCGCGGCTGCGGTCTGTTGAACGCCGCCGCGGAACTCACCGCCGACGATCCCGCCCGCGCCGCGGTGCGCCGGCACAAGGAGCAGGTCGAGGAGATCCTGGCCGGGCATCTCCGCGGGCTGACCGACGGGCCCCGGGCCGACCAGTTGGCCGAACACTTCTGCTTCCTGCTGGAGGGGGCGATGGCCCGGGCCGGCCTGGAAGGCGGGCCCCGGCGGCTGGTCGACGCCAAGGAGTTCGCCGCCGGAATGCTCGGCGCACTGTGA
- a CDS encoding FadR/GntR family transcriptional regulator: MSSGQLGRPPLADEVTARLRQAIASGEWPLQQRIPSEPELVQRLGVSRGTLREAIKALAHAGMLEVRRGDGTYVRATSEISGTARRAYREYDDEDVLQVRFALDTQAARLAAQSADDGAVAAMREMLARRRRAWDQQDLAEWIAADWDFHEAVAAASGNSLLHELYSSFGDVFHGTKMAQRLRDGFDGCLRAGHEDLADAIAAGDEDAAAASVTANLGYCLQWMPRRK; this comes from the coding sequence ATGAGCTCGGGCCAGTTGGGCCGGCCGCCGCTGGCCGACGAAGTCACCGCCCGGCTGCGGCAAGCCATCGCCTCGGGGGAGTGGCCCCTGCAGCAGCGCATCCCGTCCGAGCCGGAACTGGTGCAGCGCCTGGGCGTCTCCCGCGGGACGCTGCGCGAGGCCATCAAGGCGCTGGCCCATGCCGGCATGCTGGAGGTCCGCCGCGGCGACGGCACCTATGTGCGTGCCACGAGCGAGATCAGCGGCACCGCCCGCCGCGCCTATCGCGAGTACGACGACGAGGACGTGCTCCAGGTCCGCTTCGCCCTGGACACCCAGGCGGCCCGGCTCGCCGCGCAGTCAGCGGACGACGGCGCCGTGGCGGCGATGCGGGAAATGCTCGCCAGGCGGCGGCGGGCCTGGGACCAGCAGGACCTGGCCGAATGGATCGCCGCGGACTGGGACTTCCACGAGGCCGTGGCGGCGGCGTCCGGAAACTCGCTGCTGCATGAGCTGTATTCGAGCTTCGGCGACGTCTTCCACGGGACCAAGATGGCCCAGCGGCTGCGCGACGGGTTCGACGGGTGCCTGCGGGCAGGCCACGAGGACCTGGCGGACGCGATTGCGGCCGGCGACGAGGATGCGGCGGCGGCAAGCGTCACTGCCAACCTCGGCTACTGCCTGCAGTGGATGCCGCGCCGGAAATAG
- a CDS encoding CynX/NimT family MFS transporter codes for MASETLGQALDETLAPELDEHVPAPRRRWTAWLAVAAVVLIGLNLRAGITSASALFHGLQQLLGYGPLVASLLPTIPVLCFAVAGAATAWLSGRIGLERSIALALGLLVAGLALRGFESVGLLLAGTVVAMSGLAICNVAMPSFIREHFPHRTSALTGTFTITMATGATMAAAASVPLAAQLDSPTGGLAAWAILAAVALAAFLPLGVTSRPRPLAGGKRHVSPWPLLRTRKGLLATALFAIQALLVYALMSWLPFIMVSRGLDAASGGLILAVVQVLSIPAVIVLLAMATRPRLLRPAFVLTASCSLAGYVALLVLPAQLGLISAVLLGLGFGVFPLLMLVISRSGSSAAETTALSTLAQSVGYLFAAAGPFGLGILHDAAGSWTPSLVLMLAGSVLQMLLCFWITAPERKAQS; via the coding sequence GTGGCTTCCGAAACCTTGGGCCAGGCGCTGGATGAGACGCTTGCCCCCGAACTTGATGAACACGTCCCCGCCCCGCGCCGGCGGTGGACGGCCTGGCTGGCGGTCGCCGCCGTCGTCCTTATTGGGCTGAACCTGCGCGCCGGGATTACCAGTGCGTCGGCGCTGTTCCACGGCCTGCAGCAGCTGCTGGGCTACGGGCCGCTGGTGGCGTCGCTGCTGCCGACGATCCCGGTGCTCTGCTTCGCCGTGGCGGGGGCGGCCACCGCCTGGCTGAGCGGGCGGATCGGGCTGGAGCGTTCCATCGCCCTGGCGCTCGGGCTGCTGGTTGCCGGGCTGGCGCTGCGCGGATTCGAGTCGGTGGGGCTGCTGCTGGCCGGCACCGTGGTGGCGATGTCCGGACTGGCCATCTGCAACGTCGCGATGCCCTCCTTCATCCGCGAGCACTTCCCGCACCGGACGTCGGCGCTGACCGGGACCTTCACGATCACGATGGCGACCGGCGCGACGATGGCCGCCGCGGCGAGCGTACCGCTGGCCGCCCAGCTGGATTCCCCGACCGGAGGGCTCGCCGCCTGGGCCATCCTGGCCGCGGTGGCGCTGGCCGCGTTCCTGCCGCTGGGCGTCACCTCCCGCCCGCGCCCGCTGGCCGGCGGGAAGCGGCACGTTTCCCCGTGGCCGCTGCTGAGGACCCGGAAGGGCCTGCTGGCCACCGCGCTGTTCGCCATCCAGGCGCTGCTGGTCTACGCGCTGATGAGCTGGCTGCCGTTCATCATGGTCTCGCGCGGACTGGACGCGGCGTCCGGCGGGCTGATCCTTGCCGTGGTCCAGGTGCTCTCGATTCCGGCGGTGATCGTGCTGCTCGCGATGGCCACGCGGCCGCGCCTGTTGCGCCCGGCGTTCGTGCTCACGGCGAGCTGTTCGCTGGCCGGCTACGTGGCGCTGCTGGTGTTGCCGGCGCAGCTCGGCCTCATTTCGGCAGTGCTGCTCGGCCTCGGCTTCGGGGTGTTTCCGCTGCTGATGCTGGTGATCAGCCGCAGCGGCTCCAGCGCGGCGGAGACCACGGCGTTGTCCACGCTGGCCCAGTCCGTCGGCTATTTATTCGCCGCTGCCGGCCCGTTCGGCCTCGGCATACTGCACGACGCCGCCGGTTCCTGGACGCCGTCCCTGGTGCTGATGCTGGCCGGGTCGGTCCTGCAGATGCTGCTGTGCTTCTGGATCACGGCGCCGGAGCGGAAGGCGCAGTCATGA
- a CDS encoding type II toxin-antitoxin system Phd/YefM family antitoxin, which translates to MGVGIRDLKNHLSRHLAEVRAGRSITITDHGRPVARLVPLEGDSVFEQLVAEGRITPAAGPKRPSTAPLDIGSAVSDLLPDQRG; encoded by the coding sequence ATGGGCGTCGGTATCCGGGACCTGAAAAACCATCTGAGTCGGCACCTTGCGGAGGTGCGCGCGGGAAGATCCATCACCATCACGGATCATGGGCGGCCGGTCGCCCGTTTGGTGCCATTGGAAGGCGACAGCGTGTTCGAACAGCTCGTCGCGGAGGGCAGGATCACCCCGGCAGCCGGGCCGAAGAGGCCTTCGACCGCCCCGCTGGACATTGGAAGCGCAGTCAGCGATCTGTTGCCTGACCAACGCGGATGA
- a CDS encoding type II toxin-antitoxin system VapC family toxin has protein sequence MITYWDTSALVPLLVEEPASAGCRRLWDATSTPVSTRLLYVEAAAALHQGYRMDRMNSSQLRHVLRELDAYWTNFSVIEMDDRLTRSVAEMAGEHGLRGYDAVHCAAGLVVAGDPLAVLASGDGKLLSAWRASGAAVFSAGQD, from the coding sequence ATGATCACGTACTGGGACACGTCCGCCCTCGTCCCGCTCTTGGTCGAGGAGCCCGCCTCGGCGGGATGCCGCCGGCTATGGGACGCCACATCCACACCGGTTTCAACCCGCTTGCTCTACGTGGAGGCGGCCGCTGCCCTTCACCAGGGATATCGGATGGACCGGATGAACTCCTCACAGCTCCGGCACGTACTGCGGGAACTTGATGCCTATTGGACGAATTTCAGCGTCATAGAGATGGATGACCGGCTCACGCGTTCCGTCGCCGAAATGGCCGGCGAGCACGGGCTTCGGGGATACGACGCAGTACATTGCGCGGCCGGGCTCGTGGTAGCCGGGGATCCGCTTGCCGTCCTCGCGTCGGGCGACGGCAAGTTGCTGTCCGCATGGCGTGCGTCGGGAGCGGCGGTCTTTAGCGCCGGCCAGGATTGA
- a CDS encoding ABC transporter permease has translation MLSSEQAAPPAPVRPRSSAGWALLGSELGVLFRRWRTWAMLAALAAVPVLIGLAVRLTAEDVEPGDGPPFLDRVTQNGLFIALTGTVVSIPLFLPLTISVAAGDTIAGEANLGTLRYLLAAPAGRIRLLAVKYAAAVAFCIAAALTIVAAGMLVGVALFPVGPVTLLSGDTIGVGESVLRLLLVAAYVSLSLAGLAAIGLFISTLTEVPVSAMAATAVLAVVAQILGALPQLDWLHPWLFTNHWVGFADLLRQPISWDSFGANALLQGGYIAVFCALAGSRFATKDVLS, from the coding sequence ATGTTGTCCAGTGAGCAGGCGGCCCCACCAGCGCCCGTCCGGCCGCGCTCGTCGGCCGGCTGGGCGCTGCTGGGCTCCGAGCTCGGCGTGCTGTTCCGTCGCTGGCGGACGTGGGCGATGCTGGCGGCGCTGGCCGCGGTCCCCGTCCTGATCGGGCTCGCCGTCCGGCTCACCGCGGAGGACGTCGAACCCGGGGACGGGCCGCCCTTCCTCGACCGGGTCACCCAGAACGGACTGTTCATCGCGCTGACCGGCACCGTCGTCTCCATCCCGCTGTTCCTGCCGCTGACCATCAGCGTCGCCGCGGGGGACACCATCGCCGGCGAGGCCAACCTCGGCACGCTGCGTTACCTGCTCGCCGCCCCGGCGGGCAGGATCCGGCTGCTAGCGGTCAAGTACGCGGCCGCCGTCGCCTTCTGTATCGCCGCCGCCCTCACCATCGTCGCCGCCGGCATGCTGGTCGGCGTCGCACTTTTCCCCGTCGGGCCGGTGACGCTGCTCTCCGGCGACACCATCGGCGTGGGCGAATCGGTGCTGCGGCTGCTGCTGGTCGCCGCCTACGTCAGTCTGTCGCTGGCCGGGCTCGCCGCCATCGGCCTGTTCATCTCCACTCTCACCGAAGTGCCCGTCAGCGCCATGGCCGCCACCGCCGTCCTCGCCGTCGTCGCCCAGATCCTCGGCGCCCTGCCACAGCTCGACTGGCTGCATCCCTGGCTCTTCACGAACCACTGGGTCGGATTCGCCGACCTGCTCCGCCAGCCCATCTCCTGGGACTCTTTCGGCGCCAACGCGCTGCTGCAGGGCGGCTATATCGCCGTCTTCTGCGCGCTCGCCGGCAGCCGTTTTGCCACGAAGGACGTTCTGTCCTGA
- a CDS encoding ABC transporter ATP-binding protein, with product MSGASDEPAIEIRGLTKRFGRQAAVDNIDLAVPRGAVFGFLGPNGSGKTTTIRVMLGLAGATGGSVRVLGLQMPAGLREVLPRVGALVEGPAFYPFLSGADNLRRFDTADRHAPTRTRRARVAGALERVGLSHAAGKKVRAYSLGMKQRLGIANALLMPRDLLVLDEPTNGLDPQGTREVRHLVRSLAAEGTTVFVSSHLLAEVEQICTHAAIMSAGRLVAQGTLESLRRSGRARVKLTTPDLADAARVLRGLGLELGVSLEGSGEQLTAPLADGLLPEQIVAALVAEGVRVRGFAVENSTLEERFVALTGEGFDVVQ from the coding sequence GTGAGCGGCGCCTCCGATGAACCCGCGATCGAAATTCGCGGCCTGACCAAGCGCTTTGGCCGGCAGGCCGCCGTCGACAATATTGATCTGGCCGTCCCGCGCGGTGCCGTGTTCGGCTTCCTCGGGCCCAACGGCTCCGGCAAGACCACCACCATCCGCGTGATGCTCGGGCTGGCCGGCGCCACCGGCGGGAGCGTGCGCGTGCTGGGGCTTCAGATGCCGGCCGGGCTGCGCGAGGTGCTGCCGCGGGTGGGCGCCCTGGTCGAGGGACCGGCGTTCTACCCGTTCCTCTCCGGCGCCGACAATCTGCGCCGCTTCGACACCGCCGACCGGCACGCCCCGACCCGGACCCGCCGCGCCCGGGTCGCCGGCGCGCTGGAGCGGGTCGGGCTCTCGCACGCTGCCGGCAAGAAGGTGCGCGCCTACTCGCTCGGCATGAAGCAGCGGCTAGGCATCGCCAACGCCCTGCTGATGCCGCGCGACCTGCTGGTGCTGGACGAGCCGACCAACGGCCTGGACCCGCAAGGCACCCGCGAGGTGCGCCACCTCGTGCGCTCACTGGCCGCCGAGGGAACCACGGTCTTCGTCTCCAGCCACCTGCTGGCCGAGGTCGAGCAGATCTGCACGCACGCGGCCATCATGAGCGCCGGCCGCCTCGTGGCGCAGGGGACCTTGGAGAGCCTGCGGCGTTCCGGCCGCGCGCGGGTGAAGCTAACGACGCCGGACCTCGCCGACGCGGCGCGGGTGCTGCGGGGATTGGGGCTGGAGCTGGGGGTGAGTCTGGAAGGGAGCGGGGAGCAGCTGACCGCGCCATTGGCCGACGGCCTGCTGCCCGAGCAGATCGTGGCGGCGCTGGTCGCCGAGGGCGTCCGGGTCCGCGGTTTCGCCGTGGAAAACAGCACGCTCGAGGAGCGGTTTGTCGCCCTGACCGGGGAGGGGTTCGATGTTGTCCAGTGA